The proteins below come from a single Miscanthus floridulus cultivar M001 unplaced genomic scaffold, ASM1932011v1 fs_475_7_8, whole genome shotgun sequence genomic window:
- the LOC136531924 gene encoding uncharacterized protein, whose amino-acid sequence MGVGQADDLGRRWHGRPLQVAGSAVARSAAAGGAADDNDGTASLARRAREARQPRPRLAVEGARRGEAKVRRGHDVGVGTGEGIGAGRAANRGQQRGRGVRRSCTPRHGRGARAIRGGARRARVGAGGSRRGGATVAQWAGTAWARAAGRVRAAAAAAKLGSALLGRDREEERKRGAGPIGNEGSASHSSAELGTKIYGAEFPATSPTEPRSSAPASC is encoded by the coding sequence atgggcgtgggtcaggccgacgaTCTAGGCCGGCGGTGGCATGGTCGGCCGCTGCAGGTGGCGGGGTCGGCGGTGGCACGGTCGGCCGCTGCAGGTGGCGCGGCCGACGACAACGATGGCACGGCGAGTCTGGCTCGACGGGCACGGGAGGCACGGCAGCCACGGCCGAGGTTGGCGGTGGAGGgcgcaaggcggggcgaggccaagGTGAGGAGAGGGCACGACGTGGGCGTAGGAACCGGCGAGGGGATCGGGGCGGGGCGAGCGGCCAACCGTGGGCAACAGCGCGGCCGCGGGGTGCGGCGCTCCTGCACGCCGAGGCACGGGCGCGGGGCGCGGGCCATCCGTGGTGGCGCTCGGCGGGCTCGGGTGGGGGCGGGCGGGAGCAGGCGCGGTGGCGCGACAGTGGCGCAGTGGGCGGGCACGGCGTGGGCAAGGGCGGCCGGTAGAGTgcgggcggcggcagcggcggcgaagctcggctcggctctgctagggcgagacagggaggaagagaggaagagaggcgcaGGGCCCATAGGTAATGAAGGCTCAGCCAGCcactctagcgccgagctcggcaccaagatctacggcgccgagttcCCTGCCACGTCACCTACCGAGCCTagaagctcggcgccagcgtcgtgttag